The Sporichthyaceae bacterium region GCCCGGGCCAACAGGCCGATCGTGCAGACTCCGGCCGCGACGCTGAGGCCCGTGGCCACCGTGACGCGGCGATGCAGCCTTGGCCACAGTCCCGAGCGCAACCCGCCCACCAGGCGGGGCACCGCGAGCGTGAGCGCGGAGGCCATCAGCACCGCGGCGCACAGCGCAGACCCCACCAGGACCCCGAACGCCATGGCGGGCAGTCTGCGGTTCCCCGGGGCGACGGTGTCCGACCAGTGCTCGGCGAACTTCTGCACGGTGCACCCAGCCAGGACGAACAGTGCCCAGGCCCACAGCACCATCAGCGAGCCGCCGCGGGCCCGCGCGGGCGCGGGCCCATCGCCGACCACCTCCGCGGCGCGGAGGCGTTCGACGCTCGCCGCGCGCACCACGTTGGCCCGGATCCGCCAAGGGTTGACCCCGGCGGCGCGCATCCCGGCGACGAGATCGGTCAGTTCCTCGCCATACCGCGCGCGCCAGGCTCGGGGATAGAGCGTGAGCAGAACCCGGTGGGACGCAGGCGTGTTCATCGCGCCGCGCCCAACGCCGGCCGCACCCGGGTCGGCGCCGGCCGGCGGGCCAAACGCGCCGCGCCCTCGTCGAGAATTGCTCGCAGTTCGGCCAGCGCGGCCTCGAGTGCGACCGACCCGGCCGGGGTCAACCGATAGGGCCGCCGCCGGTCGCTCTCCCCCACAGGTTCGATGAGTCCTCGTTCCTCGAGCCGGCCGATCGCGCCGTACAGGGTGCCGGGTCCCAGGGTGACACCGGCGAAGCCCGCGATGTCCTGCATGAGGGCGTAGCCGTGCTTCTTCCCCGAGGCCAGGCTGGTCAGGATCAGCAGCGGCGGGTCGTTCACTCGACCGGCGAGCGGCGCCGGCTGCGAAGTCGTTCGTGGCATGCTTCGATTGAACTACGTGCGACGTAGTATCGCAAGGCGTACTAGTGACGTGGGCACAAGAGCCGTTGGGTGTTTGTCACATTAACGCCGGGCAAATGCTCCTCACACGAGCGCCCTGCCACCTTGGGCCATCTCCCGGGGTGCGCGTCCATGCCGTTGAACGACATTCCGGACGCCCTCACATATACAGGGAGGATTCCCGTCCGCCAGATGAAGCGCTTCCTCGCGGTCAGCTGTTTCGGATTGGCCCTGGTTGGGGTCAGCGGATCCGCCGTCGCCGCTACCGACGGCGCACCCGAACCCTCCGGCAACGTGCGCCTGACGCAATGCAACGGCGACTACAACTACGACCCCTCCAACGATCCGGTGCACTGCCACTACGCGCATCCGCTGCCCGATCGGCACTGGTGGCGTCACCACCATCGCGACTGAACGTCGCCGTCACGACCACCTCGTGACCACACGGCCGCACCGATCCCGATCCGGCGCACTCCATCCAGCCACCGGCGGCGCCTGACTCCCTCCGGGTGAACAAACGTCGACGCACATGGTGCTCACATGCCACCCCCTTACTGTGGTGAGAGGGTGCGGCCCGACGGCCGTTGAAGGGGGACCAACCGGGCATGCGCAGCAATACGCGTCAGCGCACGATGATCTGTGTGGCCGTGACCGCGCTCACCGCCGCCCTGGCCGGCTGCGGGACGGAAGCCGGCGCGCCGGCCGCCCACGCGCCCGGGCCGGCCTCGCAGGGATCCGCCGTCGTCCGGGCCGATGCGCAGCGCAAGGTCTTGGTGGTCTTCGAGGAGAACGAGACCATTGACCAGATACTCGGTTCCGGCCAGGCACCGTTCCTGACTCAGATGAGCAAGAAGTACGGCGTGGCAACCCAACTCGACGCCGGTTATCCGACGCAGTGCCCGTCGCTGGCCGCCTATCTGATCCTGACCAGCGGGGACCAACACGGCGTCTGCGACGACGGACCACCCGCCAAGCACCAACTGACCGGGGACACCATCTTTCAGCGGGTGACCGACGCCGGGCAGCAGTGGCGGGTGTACGCGGAGTCGATGACGACCAACTGCCAGGCGAGCAACGGCGGCAGTTACGCCGTGCGGCACACCGCTGCGCCGTACTACCCGGCAATCTCCGCCGACTGCGCGCGCTGGCAAATTCCGATGGGCACGCTGCAGAACGGCGCGCTGCACAACGACCTGACCGCCGGGACGTTACCCGCCTTCTCCATGGCCATCCCCGACGTATGCCACGACATGCATGGCGGCACGGGGTGCGGCAAGGACCTGGTGCGGGCCGGCGATGACTGGATGCGGGATTTCACCGCCGCCGTGCAGAAAGCCCCGGACTGGCGCAGCGGCCGGTTGACGGTGATCGTCACCTGGGACGAGGGCTCGGCGACCAGCAACCACATCCCGCTGCTGGTGATGTCACCGACGACCACGAAGAGAAGCGTTGCCACCCCCGCGACCCAGTGCGCGGTGTCCCGAATGATCACCGACCTACTGGCCGTGAACCCGGTCGGTTGCGCGGCCGGGGCGCCCGCGCTCGAGGCGGCATTCGGTTTGTTGCACTGACGTCGTTACATCCTCCTCACATCGGGCGCCGGGTACTGTTGGCAGGTTCGGCGACGAATGTCGTGGCCGGGGCTTCGGGGGGAGTCCAATGCTGCAACTGACCGATGTCCGTGCGACCCGACCGATGGTCGGCTCGGTGCTGGGCGCGGGTGGGGTAATTCTTGCGCTGTGGACGGTCTTTGTCCGGCACTCGCCGGATGATCTGGACCGGGACATCTACGACGATCTGCGCGGCCGGGCCGGGTCCGGTACCGCTCGGTTCGCCGAGCGCCTGACCGGCATCGGCGATGGGGCGCCGCTGGTCGCCGTCCTCTGTGCGCTCGGGATTCTCGCCTTCCTGGCGCTGCGCTCCTGGCGGCCGTTGCTGACCAGCGGCGGCGCGGTGGCCCTCGGTGCGGTGATCTCCACGGTGGTGAAGCTGCTGGCCGACCGCGCCCGGCCGCCGGCATCGGGCTGGTTGATCGCCGACGCGAGTGGCAACTCCTTCCCGTCCGGGCACACCACGGTCACCACCGCCGGCTACCTCGGACTCGCGGTCGGCGTGGCCGCGCTGCTGCGCAGTCAGTGGGCGCGCACCCTCATCGTGGCCACCGGTGCGGCCTTCGCCGTCGCCATCGGCTGGACCAGGGTCGAGCTCGGCGTGCACTGGCCGACCGACGTGGTGGCAGGCTGGACCGTGGGCATCATTGGGGTCCTGGTGGCCAACGCGGTCGTGCCGGCGCTGCCGCGAGCAGGCCACCGCTAAATGATCTTCAAATGATCTTCGGCGGATAGTCCCCCCGGGGGATCACCGGGACCCACGTCCCCTCGCGCCGTGGAGGACTCCATGCATCCGCTGAACCGCTCTGCCGTCGCCGCCTGCCTCGGGTTGGCCTTCCTGGTGCTGCCGGCCACGGCTTCACACCCGGCCGTTCCCGTCACGCAATGCAACGCCGACCCCGGCATCGACGCCTCGAACGACCCGGTCCACTGCACCTATCAGCACCCGGTGCCCGATCGAAAGTGGCGTTCGGCTCATCATCACCGCTGGTGACATTTCGCCGTTGGAATTTGTGTATTTCTCACGTCACCGAGCATTTGTGTGAAGAGAAAGTGTGAGCCATTTACGAAAAAGGCGAAGACTTGTCGTATGGTTAGCGTCCGGTAAATGGTCTTCACACGCTCGCTTCTCCATATTGGGAACCTGACCATCATCTCTCGACAGGGTGGGAGCAGGTTCGTGTATTCAATGAAGCGCTCTGTAATTGCGGTCGGCGTCGGTTTGGCTTTCGTCGTGGTCGGTGCCGGCGTCGGCAACGCAGCAGTTGTCAGCCCGGCACCGAGCGCGGTGGTGAGCCAGTGCAACGGTGATCCTGGCTTCGATCCGTCCAACGATCCGATCCACTGCCACTCCCAGCACCACCATCACTGGCATTTCTAGGGAGTGCGGCAAATGACGACGACCGAGGCGGGCAATCGCACCACGACGCCGACTCATTATGTAATGCGGAAGCTGCCGCACGTGGCGCTGCTGTTCTGGGTTCTGAAGACGGTGGCCGTCACGCTCGGTGAAACGGCCGGCGATTTGTTCGGCATCACCTTCAAGTTGGGCTACGTGGCGACCGCGGCGGCCTTCGCCGTGTTCTTCGCCATCGTGGTCACACTGCAGGTGCGCGCCCGACGATTCCACGCCGCGTTGTTCTGGTCGGTAATTCTGGGCACCAGCCTGGTCGGCACTGAGATCTCCGATTTCCTGGACCGTGGGCCCGGCTCCGGCAGCGAGGCGAACGGCGTCGGCTACGGCTGGGGCATGCTGATTCTGACCGCGGGTCTGGGCTTGGTCTTTGTGATCTGGCGGACGACCGGGCAGACCTACGACGTGGAGAACATCGCCACGCGCAAGGGCGAAATCCTTTACTGGACCGCGATTCTGCTGTCGAACACGTTGGGCACCGCCAGCGGGGACTGGCTATCCGACGACACCGGTCTGGGCTTCCGCAATGCCTTCCTGGTGATCGCGGCGATCATGGCGGGAATCCTCGCGCTGCACTACCTGACCCGCATCAACGGCGTGGTGTTGTTCTGGATCGCGTTCGTGCTCACCCGCCCCCTCGGTGCCGCGGGTGGGGACTCGCTGACCAAGCCCACGTCCGAGGGCGGTCTCGGGTGGGGAACGGCCGGCGGCTCGGCCGCGCTGCTCGGCCTGCTGGTGCTGCTCGTCCTGATTCAAGCGGCGCACGTGCGGCGCAGCCCGCTCGGCTTCGTTCCGTTCCCGCGGCATCGGACCACCGGCGAACTGCAGACGCCGAACGGTGGGGTCGTGTTGGCGCACGGGCGTCGCTTCGAACATTTGGTCCCCGGCGTCCCGCACCAGCACGAGGAACTGCGGCGAGCGGGCTGAACCCCGCGGGGCGTACCGCAACGTCGCCCCGGAAGTTGCCGCAACCGGGGCGACGTGCCCCCGCCCATGGGGTCAGTGCGGTGACGCACTTCCAGAGTGCGGGGCCCAGGATGTGAGGACGGTGTGCCCGTCACCCGTTCGGCCGGGCCATCGGCAGCGTGACAGTGACCACGGCGCCCGGACCGGGCATCCGGTTGCTCGCCGCGACTGTGCCGCCGTGCGCGCGCACCACCACCGCGACGATGGCCAAGCCCAACCCCGTGCTGGTGCTCGAGGTGCGCGCGGTCTGCGCGCGACGGAACCGGTCGAAGGCGTGCGGCAAGAACTCGGGCGGGAAGCCCGGCCCGGTGTCGGAAATCTCCAGGCACACGCTGCCCGCTGCGGCCGGGCGCAATGCCACACTCACCGCCCCACCCGGCGGGGTGTGGTCCAGGGCGTTGGACAGCAAGTTGTCCACCACCCGGCGCAGGGCCGGTGACTCGCCCTGCACCGGACACCCCGTGGGCAGCACCGCGCGCAGGTGCACGCCCTGCCGATCCGCGATGCCTTGCCGGCCGGTAACCGCGGCGGCCACCACCTCGCGCAGGTCGACCCGGTCGGACAGGTCGGGCACCAGCCGTTCCTCGGTGGCCAGCAGCAGCAGGTCCTCGGCGAGGTTGCGCAACCGTTCCACCTCGCTGCGGGTGGTGGCGATCGCCTCGCGCAGTTCCTCCGGGGTGCGGTGCGGGCGGTCGGCCAGTTCCAGCTCGGCGACCACGATGGCCAACGGGGTGCGCAGTTCGTGGCCGGCGTCGGCGACGAACTCGCGTTGCTGGGCAAGGGAGTGGTGTAAGCGGTCGAGTAGGTCGTTGAACGTAACGGCCAGGGCGTGCAGTTCGTCGCCGGTGGCCGGCTCGGTGAGGCGTGCCTCGACATCGCTCGCGCCCAGCGCCGCCGCCTCGGCGCGCATCCGCTCCACCGGGCGCAGAGCGGAAGCGGCAAGGAACCAGGTACCGCCGGCGATCAGCACCAATAGCGCGGGCAGCGCGACCGCCAGTACCGCCTCGATGCGGTCGCTGGCCTCATCGGTGGTCTCCCGGCCGACCCCGACCACCACGTGCCACACGCCGTCCTTGCGCGCCACTGTGTCCACCCGCAGTCGCAGTTCCTGACCGTTGACGTCGCGGTCGAGCAGCGCCGGGGTCTCGACGTCGACAATCGGCAGCACCGCCCGCACCCCGGCGGCCGCGGCTGATGGATCGCTGTACCGCACGCCACCGTCCGGGCCCAGCACCACGGCCAGCCCATCGGTGACCCGCCCGGTGCCCGGCTCGGCCGCCGCAGCCGGAAGGTCCGGCGACTCGGGTTCGTTGAGCGCCTGCAGGAATGGGGTGGCGCGAGCGGCCAATGTGGTGTCCAAGGTGGAATGCAGGTTGTTGTTGAGCGCCTGCACCGCGACCACGGCCCACACCCCGAACAGCCCGGTGGCGGCGAGCGTGTAGGTCACCACCAGCCGGGCGCGCAGGCCGCGCAGTTTCACCCGGCGGCCCCGCTCGCGTCCAATCGG contains the following coding sequences:
- a CDS encoding PadR family transcriptional regulator, which codes for MPRTTSQPAPLAGRVNDPPLLILTSLASGKKHGYALMQDIAGFAGVTLGPGTLYGAIGRLEERGLIEPVGESDRRRPYRLTPAGSVALEAALAELRAILDEGAARLARRPAPTRVRPALGAAR
- a CDS encoding alkaline phosphatase family protein; its protein translation is MRSNTRQRTMICVAVTALTAALAGCGTEAGAPAAHAPGPASQGSAVVRADAQRKVLVVFEENETIDQILGSGQAPFLTQMSKKYGVATQLDAGYPTQCPSLAAYLILTSGDQHGVCDDGPPAKHQLTGDTIFQRVTDAGQQWRVYAESMTTNCQASNGGSYAVRHTAAPYYPAISADCARWQIPMGTLQNGALHNDLTAGTLPAFSMAIPDVCHDMHGGTGCGKDLVRAGDDWMRDFTAAVQKAPDWRSGRLTVIVTWDEGSATSNHIPLLVMSPTTTKRSVATPATQCAVSRMITDLLAVNPVGCAAGAPALEAAFGLLH
- a CDS encoding ATP-binding protein, with protein sequence MKLRGLRARLVVTYTLAATGLFGVWAVVAVQALNNNLHSTLDTTLAARATPFLQALNEPESPDLPAAAAEPGTGRVTDGLAVVLGPDGGVRYSDPSAAAAGVRAVLPIVDVETPALLDRDVNGQELRLRVDTVARKDGVWHVVVGVGRETTDEASDRIEAVLAVALPALLVLIAGGTWFLAASALRPVERMRAEAAALGASDVEARLTEPATGDELHALAVTFNDLLDRLHHSLAQQREFVADAGHELRTPLAIVVAELELADRPHRTPEELREAIATTRSEVERLRNLAEDLLLLATEERLVPDLSDRVDLREVVAAAVTGRQGIADRQGVHLRAVLPTGCPVQGESPALRRVVDNLLSNALDHTPPGGAVSVALRPAAAGSVCLEISDTGPGFPPEFLPHAFDRFRRAQTARTSSTSTGLGLAIVAVVVRAHGGTVAASNRMPGPGAVVTVTLPMARPNG
- a CDS encoding phosphatase PAP2 family protein produces the protein MLQLTDVRATRPMVGSVLGAGGVILALWTVFVRHSPDDLDRDIYDDLRGRAGSGTARFAERLTGIGDGAPLVAVLCALGILAFLALRSWRPLLTSGGAVALGAVISTVVKLLADRARPPASGWLIADASGNSFPSGHTTVTTAGYLGLAVGVAALLRSQWARTLIVATGAAFAVAIGWTRVELGVHWPTDVVAGWTVGIIGVLVANAVVPALPRAGHR